TTGCGCGAAATGCTGAAATTTTTCAGTGCGAGGATTTCCACTCTCCTTATCGAAATGGCCTGCATGACATTGCTGGTAAATATTCTGCACTGGAATGACCGGATCTCTAAGTTTGCGGTACAGTTCATCGTCATGGCTTTGAATTACATTTTCAGCAAGCTGTTTGTGTTCCGCATCAAAGAATAATACAGAGTAAAAGGGGCTGCTGCACATGCAACAGCCCCTTTTACTCTGTGGAAAAGTATTACAGCATCTTAGAAAGGAATGCTTTCAGTCTGGGATGCTTCGGATTCGTGAACAGTTCCTGCGGCGGCTCGTCCTCCTGGATCTTGCCGTCGTCGATGAAGATGACGCGGTTGGACACCTCACGGGCGAAGCCCATCTCGTGGGTGACCACCAGCATGGTGATGCCGGTGTGGGCCAGCTCCTTCATCAGCTCCAGAACCTCGCCCACCATTTCGGGGTCGAGGGCGCTGGTGGGCTCGTCGAACAGGATCACGTCCGGGTCCATGGCAAGGGCACGGGCAATGGCAATGCGCTGCTGCTGGCCGCCGGAAAGGCTCTTGGGGTAGGCGTCGGCCTTGTCGGCCAGGCCTACGCGGGCCAGCAGTTCGTCGGCCTTGTCGGAAATGGCCTGCTTATCCTTGAGCTTGAGCAGGGTGGGGGCCAGCTCAAGGTTTTTCTTCACAGTCAGGTGCGGGAACAGGTTGAAGTGCTGGAACACCATGCCCATCTTCTGGCGCACAGCGTCGATGTGGGCTTCGTCCACCTCAGTGCCCTCGAACTTCACGGAGCCGCTGGTGGGGATCTCCAGCCGGTTCAGGCAGCGCAGGAAGGTGGACTTGCCGCAGCCGGAGGGGCCGATCAGGCAGACCACGTCGCCGCGGTAGATGTCGATATCAATACCCTTCAGCACGTCCAGGGTGGGGGTGGGCTGTTTTGCGCCCTTTTTCTTTTCGCCGCCGTAGGTCTTGGTCAGGCCGCGGACTTCCAGAATCTTATCGGTCACTTTGAGCAAGCCTCCTCTCAAACTTTGCCAGCAGACGGGTGAACAGCATGACCAGCACAAGGTAGATCAGTGCATCGCCCAGCAACGGGAACATGGGCTCGTAGGTGCGGTTCATGATGCCCTGTGCGGCGTACAGCAGCTCCTTGCCGCCGATGACCGTGATCAGGGAGGTATCCTTCAGCAGGACGATGAACTCGTTGCCCAGAGCAGGCAGCACCGCACGGATGGCCTGCGGGATGATGATGACCACCATGGTGGTCATGTAGTTCAAACCAAGGCTGCGGCCGGCCTCCATCTGGCCGGGGTCAACGGCCATCAGACCGCCGCGGATGATCTCCGAAACATAAGCACCGGAGTTGATGCCCAGTGCCAGCGCACCTACCATGGTAAAGTTGCGGCTGTTGGCAAAAATGACCATGCTCATGATGAGCAGCTGCACCATCATAGGCGTGCCGCGGATGATGGTGGTGTAAATTTCGCAGATGATGTTGAAGAAGCCCAGCACCGGGTTCTTGTGGCCGGGGCGCTGCTGGTCGTGTGCCACACGCACCAGAGCTACCACGCTGCCCAGCACGATGCCCAGCGCCAGCGCGAGAGCTGTGACCAGCAGGGTGGTGCCCACACCGCTGACATACTGGAGCCAGCGGTCTTTCAGGATGAACGCCTGATAAAACTTAAAGAAAAATTCCTGCCCGAAGCTGAGCTTCGTACCGCCGTTGAGCAGCTCTTTGAGCAGTTCGTATTGAGCAGCCATTCGCATCCTCACTTTCCTGTTTTGTTAGAATTTTGTAACCTTATTTTTCCAAAAAAGGGGAGGTACCCCAGTTGGGGCTGCCTCCCCGTGGTTCCGTTATCAGCCAGCTGATTATTCAGCGGTGATGTACTTGTCCACGATGGACTGCAGGGTGCCGTCAGCCTTCAGCTCTTCCAGAGCGGCGTTGACGACATCTTCCAGAGAAGAACCCTTTGCCATGCCGATGGCGTAATCCTCCTCGGCGTAGCTGGTCTCCAGCACCTTCAGGCCGGGGTTGGCAGCCACATACTCCTTGGCGGGAGCGTTGTCGATGACCACAGCGTCCACCTGACCATTGTTCAGGGCCTGCACAGCGGTCAGACCGCTGTCGTAAGCCACCACAGCGTCCTCGCCGAAATCATCGGTGCAGTAGATGTAACCGGTGGTGCCGCGCTGAGTGCCGATCTTCTTGCCCGCCAGATCATCGGGAGATGCAATGTCGGAGCCTTCGGGCACGATGATGGACTGGATGCCGGTAGCATAGCTGTCGGAGAAGTCCATCACAGCCTTGCGCTCGTCGGTGACGGTGACGCCGGCCATGACGATATCGGCCTTACCCTGCTGCACGCTCAGCAGAGCGGCGTCAAAGTCCATGTCATCGATCTGCAGCTCCAGACCCAGCTTGTCAGCAATGGCCTGAGCGGTCTCAATGTCGATGCCCTCGAACTCGCCTGCATCGGTGGTCATCTCATACGGAGGGAAGGTTGCGTTGGTGGCCATGGTCAGCTTGCCGGCCTCAACGGTGGTCAGCTCGCCAGCGGCAGCGCTGGTGGAAGCAGCTTCAGAAGAAGCAGCAGAGCTTGCCACGGAGGAAGCGGTGCTTGCGGAAGAACCACCGCAGGCGGTCAGAGCCAGAGCGGCAACGGACAGACCGGCAGCTGCCAGAAAGCTGCGACGAGAAATCTTTTTCATATTCAAACACTCCTCAAATGTACTGTATGTTTTTGCGGTACGCCGGAACGATGCGATTCATCGAACATCTGGCGAACGAATTTAGTATAGATTGTACAAATTGAAAAGTCAATACTTGTGCAAAAAATCTCATCATTTGAAACCGAATTGAAAACAATTATACAAAAAATGCGTTGAGAAAATGTATATATACAAATTATAGATATTTTGCAATCTCTTCTTTGCTTCGCTTTGGCACGCAGTAATCCCGGTTCTCGTCCAGATAATATTTTACGCCGGTCTCAGCCGTCAGCGGCACAATGTGAGCCTTGTGGGCCGGGTAGCCGAACGCCACCATGAATGCCAGCTTCTGCGGTTCTTCAATGCCCAGCAGTTCGGTGAGGGCAGGCTTGTTGATCGCGCCCATGATGCAACTGCCCACGCCTTTGTCCCATGCGGCAAGGGTCATGTTGGCAAGGGCGATGCCGGTATCGGTGGCAAGGTCGCCGGGGATGGAAGTGTCCTGCACCACGGCCACATACAGGGTGGGCAGCTCGTCGGCTTTGGGCGTGCCCTGCTCCGGCGGCAGATAGGCAGCCCACTTGACCAGCGGCTGCACCTTTGCCACCGCCTCGGGCTTGTTCACCACCACCAGACGCACAGCCTGACGGTTGGCTCCGCAGGAGGACAGGCGGACGGCCTCGACGATATCATCCACCACATCCTGCGGAACAGCTTTCTGTGCAAAGCGGCGGTAGGTGCGGCGGCTGACAAGAGTATCCATAACAGACATAAAGAGCACCTCCTTTATATAAGTGTTGTCAAAAGTATAGCAGATGCGGCAGAGTCTTGCAACGCTCCGGCGCAAAAAAGCTTGCACGTTGGGCAGTGATCTTGCCTTTTGCGACAGGCTGCAATTGCATCCGACAAATGATATATGGTAAAATATGGTAGAAGAAAGGAGGCGGCGCAATGGTATTGGCGGCAGGCATCGTGGGTTTTATTCTGGGGGTCAATGTGGGTTTTTTGTTTGCCGGGCTGATGCGGGCGGCAAAGGAGAAGGACGAGCAGACAGAAGATGAAAACAAGACATGTTGAGAATGAATGGAAACAGCATAGAACAGAAGGGGCCGCTGTACGGGATGCTGTGCAGCGGCCCTTTTGCCGGGCTTGACGGAACTTACGATTTTCTCTTGGTCGCTCCTGTTTTTCTGCATCCGGCGGAAAAAGATGCCAAAAATCACTTGACAAACTGTTACGGGGGGGGGTATTATATAGGAAAAGCAGGCTCCACAAAAAAGGGATCGGAGCATGCAGAAAAGATTGTGAGGTTGATTCTTATGTCTAACATTTCTCGTCGTAAGTTCCTCAAGGGCGCAGGTGTGGCTGCTCTGGCTGTTGCTGCTGCCGGTGTTCTGGCTGGCTGCTCTGGCAATGATGTCCCCGATGTCCCCGCGGTTCCCGGTGTGACCACTCGTCCTGTTACGGTTATCTTTATGAAGGATGAAGGCAATGGTGTGATCAACGTTGTGGGTGAGACTGCCAAGATTGATGTTCTGAAGACCGAGAACTCTGTGAAGGTTGCTGACATCGATAAGAAGCTGCTTCCCGAAGATTACCATCTGGAGAACGAGAACGCTGTTGTTGAAATCCGCAAGGACGACAGCAAGGGTGAGTACATCATCGTCTTCGTGACTGATGTGACCATGACTCCGACCAAGAAGACCATCGATGTCAAACTGCTGGAGCTGCCGAACAACTTCATTGAGGCTAAGGCTGAGGTTGCAGTCGATGCAACTGGCGTCAGCGCTGCTGATATTCAGCTGCCGGACGGCTACAAGCTGAGCACCGACTACGGCACGGAGGAAGAGCTGTTGAAGGTTCGTCCCTTCGGGACTGTCTTCATTGTGACCAAGCCCTGATTTCCTGGCACAGAAGTTTTTTGAAAAAACTCAAATAGCACCAACAGGGTGGCGGCCAACAAGGTCTCCGCCCTATTGGTGTTGTTTTTTTGTTGAAATTTCATTTGACAAACAGTTACCAGGGAGGGTATTATATAGAAAAAGCAGGCTCCACAAAAAAGTGATCGGGGCATGCAAAAAGATTGTGAGGTTGATTATTATGTCTAATATCTCTCGTCGTCAGTTCCTGAAGGGCGCAGGTGTCGCTACTCTGGCTGTTGCTGCTGCCGGTGTTCTGGCTGGCTGCTCCAACGTGCCTGACAAGCCGACCCCGGGTGTACCGGATAAGACTGTGCATATCTACTACATGATCGGGGTTCAGCCGGTCAATGGTGAGCCTGTCGAGATCTCTGTCAATGGTCTGGCTACCTATGTCACCTATGAGACCATCAAGGCAAACATTCCTGCCAATGTAGCTGCTGACTACGATTGCGCAAAGAAGAACTACGATATTGAAAAGGATGGCACAGTTACTGTCAAGCTGCAGAAAAAGGCATCTGCAAAGCCTACGAAGACTGTTGAGATCAGATATTACGAGGGTACAAATCCGGTCGGCGGCACGGAACTCATCTACTCTCTGGATGTTGATGAGGAGGCAACGGTGGTCAATCTGAGCAAGCTTGGACTTGAGAAGACTGACTATAAGCTGGCTGATGGTACGGAAAACAGCGGCATCATTAAGACCGAGGGTAAAAAGTTCTACGCAGAGGTCTTCGTTCAGAAGAAGTAAATCTCTCATAAAGCAGTATGAAAAAGAGAGCTGCCGCAAAACAGCTCCCTGAATCGATCACGCACAAAACCCGGAACCTTTTCGGGGCCTGAATGGCTCAGAAGGGTTCCGGGTTTCTGCTTTTTACGCAGGATGCCGATGCGTTTTTATTTTGTAGCAGATATGCTGTATCCGTAAACATCACACTTTATTCCGGTGCCGCTTTGGAATGGGCACGCTGAGCACCAGCGTGATGCCGATAGCCAGCGCAACGGCTACCTTAAAGGTGCTGATGCCGTTGGAAAGGGCCAGCGCATTGTTGCCCTGTATAAAATAGTAGGCGGTGTAGTAGATGCCCGCGCCGGGCACCAGCGGGAAGATGCCGGACAGCAGGAACACCGTTACCGGCATTTTAAGCACAATGGCAAACACGCGGGTGAGCAGGGTGAGCGGAATGACCGCCAGCAGGGAGGCTGCGGCACTGTCTGCCCCCAGCATCACGGCCAGCTCGTAGACAAACCAGCCCACGGCACCCACCAGCCCGCAGAAGGGCAGGCTTTTGCGCGGACAGCCGAACAGAACGGCAAAACTCAGGGTGCCTGCGCCGGCAATAAAGAACTGCGCGGCCAGCTCCCCAATTTGTGTACTGGTCAACATCATGCCACGACCACCCCCGTAAAGAATGTATAAAGGCTCAGCACAAGGCCGGTGCCAATGGCAATGCTGGCTGCAATGAGCAGCGCATCGATCATGCGGATGGTGCCGGAGAGGTAATCTCCGTGCACAAAGTCGCGGATGCCCATGGTAAAGGCGATGCCGGGGGTCAGGATCATCAGCGAACCGATAATAGAGTGACTGGCCGGTGTGCCCAGCATTCGGCAGGCCAGAATGCACACCAGCGTGATAAGCGCAGCACAGCTGATCTTGCAAAAGCCGCCGGGCAGCTCGTGCTGCTCACACAGCAGCAAATAGCCGCTGGCAAGAAAGCCTGCCAGTGCCGCCGCCAGTGCACTGCGCAGTGTGCCGCCGAAGATCAGCGCAAAGCAGAATGCACCGCACATGCCGCTGACCAGCTGCACCCAGTCCTTGGGAAAAGGGATGCGCCGCGCCAGCACCAGACGGCTCTCGGCTTCGTTCAGCGACATGTTGCCCTCTGCGATCTCGCGGGAAAGGGCGTTCACTGCCGCCACCCGGCCCAGATGAGTGGTGCGGGTAGGCACATTGCGCACCTCGCTGATCTCGGCGGTGCCCGCACTGGCAAAGATGCCGTTGGTCAGCACGTAAACATGGAACTCCCGCAGGTGGAATGACCGGGCCATGATCTCCATGGTCTGCTCCACCCGGAACACCTCGGCACCGTTTTCCAGCAATGTCTGGCCCGCCGCCATGATAAAATCCATGATGCGGCGGCGCAGTTCTTCATCCGGGAAAACCTCGCGGCTGTTCATTGCCGCACCTCCTTTATAAATAATGCTGTCTTATTCTACCATGTCCGCGGCTGGCGCACAAGATAAAAAAACGCAATTTCCTACTAAAAAACTTCGTTGTAGGTGTTGACAAATCCGGTCGATTGGATTATTATAAATGCAATATCACAAAAATGGCTGTGAAGAGAAGAGTAGGCCTTCGCATTGATCCTTACCAGAAAGCCCGGGCGATGGAAAAGGGCAGGAAACAGGAAGCTGAAAATGGTCTCGGAGCCGTGTGGGCGAGGCGCATGAGTGCTAAGTCTGCAACGGGATGCGCCCGTTACAGCGTCCGGCTGTAAGCAGCAAAACTGCCGCAGCATTGAGGCTGTGCCCGCAAGGGTGCGGTAAACCAAGGTGGTACCACGGAAGTATGTTATGCTCCCGTCCTTGTCTGAGCGTTGGCTCAAGGTCAAGGACGGGAGCTTTTTTCATGCATCCGTCAAAGGCCCTTAGCACGGAACTGTGCCGTGCGGGCCGCTGTACATTATAATAAGCAAATAGAGAGGGAACAAAACTATGATTACTCGTCGTGATTTTCTGAAAGTTACCGGAGCTGCAGCTGCTGCAGCTGCCCTGACCGCATGCGGCGGTTCTTCTTCCACCGCATCTTCCGCTGCTTCCGGCACTGCTTCTTCCGCAGCTTCTTCTGCTGTGGCTAAGCTGGACAAGGTGAAGGTGGCTGTGCCCAACGACACCACCAACGAGGCACGTGCCCTGACCCTGCTGGAGAAGAACGGCTTCTTTAAGCTGAAGGCTGATGCAGGCCTGACCGCAACCGCAAAGGACATCGAGGAGAACCCCTGAATGTTTCCGTCGATGAGGTCGAGGCTGCTCAGGTGCCCAACGTCCTGCAGGACGAGGACTACGCCGTCATCAACTCCAACTACGCCATCTCCGCTGGTCTGGACCCCATGACCGATGCTCTGGCAATGGAGGACGGCACCTCTGCTTACGTCAACATTCTGGTCTGCAAGGACGGCAATCAGGAAGAGCCGAAGATCAAGGCTCTGGCCGCTGCTCTGCAGAGCCAGAAGGTGAAGGACTTCATGGATGAAAACTACAAGGGCGCTGTGGTGTCCGTTGTGGAGAACCCCACCGACGGCTATGACTCCTCCATCGACTACGATGCACTGAACGGCGAGACCGTCAGCTGCGCTGCTACTCCGGCTCCTCACTGCGAGGTTCTGGAGATCTGCAAGGACATTCTGGCCGAAAAGGGCATCACGCTGGACATTCAGGAGTACGACGACTACATCATTCCCAACAACATCGTTGAGGACGGCCAGTGCGATACCAACTATTTCCAGCATCAGCCGTATCTGGACGACTTCAATGCAGAGCACGGCACCCATCTGGTGACGGTTGCCGGCATCCACGTGGAGCCTATGGGCATCTACGGCGGCAAGCAGGACAGTCTGGCACCGATCGAGGGCTAAGCAAACTCCCCCAGTCACCTTGCGGTGACAGCCCCCTCGGGGAGGGGGCCTTTGCTTGACCGTTCTGTTTCAGGCTCCCTCCATGAGGGAGCTGGCAAACCCGCAAGGGTTTGACTGAAGGAGTTTATTCAATAGCAAGGAGCAATTTCTGTGATCGAGATCAAACATCTTTCCAAGACCTTCCAGATGAAGGACGGCGCGGTGAATGCGCTGAAGGACATCAACCTCACCATCCCGGATGGTTCCATTTATGGCATCATCGGCATGTCCGGTGCGGGCAAATCCACGCTGGTGCGCTGCATCAACCTGCTGGAACGCCCCACCGAGGGCAGCGTTGTGATCGACGGCACCGCTATGGAGACTTTAAACGCAGCCCAGCTGCGTGAGCGCCGCCGCGATATCACCATGATCTTCCAGCAGTTCAATCTGCTGATGCAGCGCAGCTGCCTGAAGAACATCTGCTTCCCCATGGAGCTGGCCGGTGTGAAAAAGGCGGATGCCGAAAAGCGCGCCAGAGAGCTGCTGGAAGTGGTGGGCCTGCCCGATAAGGCCAACGCCTACCCGGCACAGCTGTCCGGCGGCCAGAAGCAGCGCATTGCCATTGCCCGCGCACTGGCAACGGACCCCAAAGTTCTGCTCTGCGATGAAGCCACCAGCGCACTGGACCCCAACACCACCCATGCTATCCTGACCCTGATCAAGGACATCAACAAGAAGCTGGGCATCACGGTTGTGGTCATCACCCATCAGATGAGCGTTGTGGAAGAGATCTGCGATCACGTTGCCATTCTGGACGGCGGCGTTGTGGTGGAGGAAGGCTCCGTGCAGGAGATCTTCTCGAACCCCAAAACGCCCGCAGCAAAGCGTCTGGTGGCCCCCAATGGCGGCAGCGCTGCGCGGGACCTGTCCAGCTTTGCACCGGACGACCATGTGGTGCGCGTCACCTTCAACGGTTCGTCCACGGCTAAGCCCTTGGTGGCAAGCCTTGCCGCAGAAAAAGGCATTCTGGTGTCGGTGCTCAGCGCCGATACCCGTGATCTGAGCGGCCAGTGCTACGGCTCCATGCTGCTCAAGCTGCCCGCTGATGTGGAGCAGGCAAAGCAGGCTGCGGCCTATATGCGCGCCCAGCCCGGCATTACGGTAGAGGAGGTGACCGGCGAATGAGTATTGCAGATTACGGCTTTGCCATCTGGGAGACCTTTTATGTGACGGTCCTTTCCACCGCGTTTGCGCTGGTGCTGGGCCTGCCGCTGGGTGTGCTGCTGGTGGCCGGTGATAAGGACGGCATTCTGCCGCTGCCCGGCTGGCTGATGCACATTCTCAACATCGTTATCAACATCCTGCGCAGTGTTCCGTTCCTGATCCTGATGATCTGTGTATTCCCGCTTACCCGTGCCATCGTGGGCACCACGGTGGGTACCAAAGCCACCATCGTTCCGCTGGTGGTGGCAGCCTTCCCGTTCGTGGCACGTCTGGTGGAGACCAGCCTGCGCGAGCTGGACGAGGGCGTGGTGGAAGCGGCCCAGAGCATGGGCGCAACGCCGTTCCAGATCATTACCAAGGTGATGATCCCGGAATGCCTGCCCGGCCTGATCTCCAGCATGACCACCGCACTGACCACCATTCTGGGCTACTCGGCCATGTCCGGTGTCATTGGCGGCGGCGGTCTGGGCAAGATCGCTTTGTCCTACGGCTATTACCGCTACCAGACCGATATCATGATCGTGTGTGTCATTTTGCTGGTGCTGATGGTTCAGGTGTTCCAGACTTTGGGCACTGCTTGGGCCACCAGAAGCGATAAGCGGCTGCGGAAGTAACTCCTTCAGTCGCACTTCGTGCGCCAGCTCCCTCGGAGAGGGAGCCTCTGGCGAAGAGGAAAACTTTCCGGTATTGCCAAAGCCGAAAGGCTTTGACGGAAGGCGTTCTCTCCTCATTTTGCCCCCGAACGGGAACTAAAATTTAACGTTTCAATTCCCCGCCGGAGGCTGCTGCACTCCTGCGGGGAATTGTGCTATATGGACAAACCCAGTAAAGGAGTATGTAGTATGAATCGTGATACTATCTGCGTGCAGGGCGGTTATACCCCCGGCAACGGCGAACCCCGCCAGATCCCCATTATCCAGTCCACCACCTTCAAGTATGCCACCAGCGAGGACATGGGCAAGCTGTTCGATCTGGAAGCTGACGGCTACTTCTATTCCCGTCTGCAGAACCCCACCTGCGACCTTGTGGCTAAGAAGATCTGCGAGCTGGAAGGCGGCACGGCCGCAATGCTGACCAGCAGCGGTCAGGCTGCAAACTTCTTTGCCCTGTTCAATCTCTGCGAAGCAGGCGACCACATCGTGGCATCCAGTACCATCTACGGCGGCACCTTCAACCTGATCTCCGTCACCATGAAGAAAATGGGCATTGAAGCCACCTTTGTTGATCCGCTGTGCACCGAGGAAGAATTGAACGCCGCATTCCAGCCCAACACCAAGGTGGTGTTCGGCGAGACCATCGCAAACCCGGCCCTGACCGTGCTGGACATTGAGAAGTTTGCCAAGGCTGCTCACGCCCACGGTGTGCCGCTAATCGTGGACAACACCTTCCCCACGCCGGTCAACTGCCGCCCCTTTGAGTGGGGCGCGGACATCGTGACCCACTCCACCACCAAGTACATGGACGGCCACGGCGCAGTGCTGGGCGGTGCCATCGTGGACAGCGGCAAGTTCGACTGGATGGCCCACGCCGACAAGTTCCCCGGCCTGTGCACCCCAGACGACAGCTACCACGGCATCACCTACGCCGAGCGTTTCGGCAAAGAGGGTGCCTTTATCACCAAGGCTACCGCGCAGCTGATGCGTGACTTTGGCTCCATGCAGTCGCCCATGAACGCCTACATGCTGAACCTCGGTCTGGAAAGCCTGCATGTCCGGATGCAGCGCCACTGCGCCAACGGCGTGGCTGTGGCAGAGTTCCTTGAAAGCCATCCCAAGGTGGCCTACGTGAACTACTGCGGCCTGGAGTCCAGCCCGTACCATGCACTGGCTGAAAAATACTTGCCGAACGGCAGCTGCGGCGTGGTCAGCTTTGGTCTGGCCGGCGGCCGTGAGGCTGCAAGCATTTTTATGAAGAACCTGAAGCTGGCAGCCATCGAGACCCATGTGGCCGATGCCCGCACCTGTTGCCTGAATCCTGCATCCAGCACCCACCGCCAGATGAACGATGAGCAGTTGAAAGCCGCCGGTGTGCCCGCAGAGCTGGTGCGCATGAGCTGCGGCTTGAAAGCAGCGAAGACCTCATCGCAGATATTGCACAGGCGCTGGATAAGATCTAAAAGGTGAGTTCAGCAGCATCTATCGGTTCCGGCCCTTCTCGTAAAAACGCGTTTGGAGCGCTCCGCAGGGCGCGACAAACGCAAAATATAAAAATAAATTCCGCTGAAGATAGCCAGAGCGTCAGCGGAGGCTATTCTAAATCGTTAGGAGTACGAACTATGCCGCTGATCATCCCCAAGACCCTGCCTGCTTACGATGCCCTCTACAACGAAAATATCTTCGTCATGCATCGTGAGCGTGCCCTTGCCCAGCACATCCGCCCGCTGGAGATCCTGATCCTGAACCTGATGCCCACCAAGATCACCACCGAGACCCAGATCGCCCGTCTGTTGGCAAATACCCCGCTGCAGGTGCACATGACCCTGCTGCAGACGGCCAGCCATGCGGCGACCCACGTTTCGGCAGCACACCTCGAATCGTTCTATAAGAACTTCAACGAGGTGAAGAACAACCGCTACGACGGCATGATCATCACCGGCGCACCGGTGGAGACCATGGACTTTGAGCAGGTGGATTACTGGCCGGAGCTGTGCGAAATCATGGACTTCAGCGAGACGAATGTCTACTCCACCCTGCATGTGTGCTGGGGTGCACAGGCTGGCCTGTACTACCACTACGGCGTGCACAAGCAGCTGCTGCCGGAAAAGATGTTCGGCGTGTTCGAGCACCGGGTCACCCGCCCGTCGAACCCTTTGGTGCGCGGCTTTGACGAGGTGTTCTATGCGCCCCACAGCCGTCACACCGGCATCAGCCGCGAGGATGTGGACAACTGTAAGGCTTTGCGCATCCTTGCCGAGAGCGATTCGGCCGGGCCCTTCCTTATGAGCACCGAGAACGGACGGCAGATCTTTGTCACCGGCCACCCGGAATATGACAAATACACGCTGGATTCAGAGTACCGCCGCGATGTGGACAAGGGCCTGCCCATCCATGTGCCGGTGAATTACTACCCGGACGATGATCCCACAAAGCCACCGCTGTTCCGCTGGCGTGCCCACGCCCACCTGCTGTATGAGAACTGGCTGAACTACTACGTCTAC
Above is a genomic segment from Faecalibacterium taiwanense containing:
- a CDS encoding methionine ABC transporter permease; amino-acid sequence: MSIADYGFAIWETFYVTVLSTAFALVLGLPLGVLLVAGDKDGILPLPGWLMHILNIVINILRSVPFLILMICVFPLTRAIVGTTVGTKATIVPLVVAAFPFVARLVETSLRELDEGVVEAAQSMGATPFQIITKVMIPECLPGLISSMTTALTTILGYSAMSGVIGGGGLGKIALSYGYYRYQTDIMIVCVILLVLMVQVFQTLGTAWATRSDKRLRK
- a CDS encoding amino acid ABC transporter permease — protein: MAAQYELLKELLNGGTKLSFGQEFFFKFYQAFILKDRWLQYVSGVGTTLLVTALALALGIVLGSVVALVRVAHDQQRPGHKNPVLGFFNIICEIYTTIIRGTPMMVQLLIMSMVIFANSRNFTMVGALALGINSGAYVSEIIRGGLMAVDPGQMEAGRSLGLNYMTTMVVIIIPQAIRAVLPALGNEFIVLLKDTSLITVIGGKELLYAAQGIMNRTYEPMFPLLGDALIYLVLVMLFTRLLAKFERRLAQSDR
- a CDS encoding amino acid ABC transporter substrate-binding protein, translating into MKKISRRSFLAAAGLSVAALALTACGGSSASTASSVASSAASSEAASTSAAAGELTTVEAGKLTMATNATFPPYEMTTDAGEFEGIDIETAQAIADKLGLELQIDDMDFDAALLSVQQGKADIVMAGVTVTDERKAVMDFSDSYATGIQSIIVPEGSDIASPDDLAGKKIGTQRGTTGYIYCTDDFGEDAVVAYDSGLTAVQALNNGQVDAVVIDNAPAKEYVAANPGLKVLETSYAEEDYAIGMAKGSSLEDVVNAALEELKADGTLQSIVDKYITAE
- a CDS encoding twin-arginine translocation signal domain-containing protein, whose product is MSNISRRQFLKGAGVATLAVAAAGVLAGCSNVPDKPTPGVPDKTVHIYYMIGVQPVNGEPVEISVNGLATYVTYETIKANIPANVAADYDCAKKNYDIEKDGTVTVKLQKKASAKPTKTVEIRYYEGTNPVGGTELIYSLDVDEEATVVNLSKLGLEKTDYKLADGTENSGIIKTEGKKFYAEVFVQKK
- a CDS encoding twin-arginine translocation signal domain-containing protein — protein: MSNISRRKFLKGAGVAALAVAAAGVLAGCSGNDVPDVPAVPGVTTRPVTVIFMKDEGNGVINVVGETAKIDVLKTENSVKVADIDKKLLPEDYHLENENAVVEIRKDDSKGEYIIVFVTDVTMTPTKKTIDVKLLELPNNFIEAKAEVAVDATGVSAADIQLPDGYKLSTDYGTEEELLKVRPFGTVFIVTKP
- a CDS encoding threonine/serine exporter family protein codes for the protein MNSREVFPDEELRRRIMDFIMAAGQTLLENGAEVFRVEQTMEIMARSFHLREFHVYVLTNGIFASAGTAEISEVRNVPTRTTHLGRVAAVNALSREIAEGNMSLNEAESRLVLARRIPFPKDWVQLVSGMCGAFCFALIFGGTLRSALAAALAGFLASGYLLLCEQHELPGGFCKISCAALITLVCILACRMLGTPASHSIIGSLMILTPGIAFTMGIRDFVHGDYLSGTIRMIDALLIAASIAIGTGLVLSLYTFFTGVVVA
- a CDS encoding threonine/serine exporter family protein; protein product: MMLTSTQIGELAAQFFIAGAGTLSFAVLFGCPRKSLPFCGLVGAVGWFVYELAVMLGADSAAASLLAVIPLTLLTRVFAIVLKMPVTVFLLSGIFPLVPGAGIYYTAYYFIQGNNALALSNGISTFKVAVALAIGITLVLSVPIPKRHRNKV
- a CDS encoding nitroreductase family protein; this translates as MSVMDTLVSRRTYRRFAQKAVPQDVVDDIVEAVRLSSCGANRQAVRLVVVNKPEAVAKVQPLVKWAAYLPPEQGTPKADELPTLYVAVVQDTSIPGDLATDTGIALANMTLAAWDKGVGSCIMGAINKPALTELLGIEEPQKLAFMVAFGYPAHKAHIVPLTAETGVKYYLDENRDYCVPKRSKEEIAKYL
- a CDS encoding amino acid ABC transporter ATP-binding protein; the protein is MTDKILEVRGLTKTYGGEKKKGAKQPTPTLDVLKGIDIDIYRGDVVCLIGPSGCGKSTFLRCLNRLEIPTSGSVKFEGTEVDEAHIDAVRQKMGMVFQHFNLFPHLTVKKNLELAPTLLKLKDKQAISDKADELLARVGLADKADAYPKSLSGGQQQRIAIARALAMDPDVILFDEPTSALDPEMVGEVLELMKELAHTGITMLVVTHEMGFAREVSNRVIFIDDGKIQEDEPPQELFTNPKHPRLKAFLSKML
- the metA gene encoding homoserine O-succinyltransferase; the encoded protein is MPLIIPKTLPAYDALYNENIFVMHRERALAQHIRPLEILILNLMPTKITTETQIARLLANTPLQVHMTLLQTASHAATHVSAAHLESFYKNFNEVKNNRYDGMIITGAPVETMDFEQVDYWPELCEIMDFSETNVYSTLHVCWGAQAGLYYHYGVHKQLLPEKMFGVFEHRVTRPSNPLVRGFDEVFYAPHSRHTGISREDVDNCKALRILAESDSAGPFLMSTENGRQIFVTGHPEYDKYTLDSEYRRDVDKGLPIHVPVNYYPDDDPTKPPLFRWRAHAHLLYENWLNYYVYQNTPYDLGEIQRVKHE
- a CDS encoding methionine ABC transporter ATP-binding protein; this translates as MIEIKHLSKTFQMKDGAVNALKDINLTIPDGSIYGIIGMSGAGKSTLVRCINLLERPTEGSVVIDGTAMETLNAAQLRERRRDITMIFQQFNLLMQRSCLKNICFPMELAGVKKADAEKRARELLEVVGLPDKANAYPAQLSGGQKQRIAIARALATDPKVLLCDEATSALDPNTTHAILTLIKDINKKLGITVVVITHQMSVVEEICDHVAILDGGVVVEEGSVQEIFSNPKTPAAKRLVAPNGGSAARDLSSFAPDDHVVRVTFNGSSTAKPLVASLAAEKGILVSVLSADTRDLSGQCYGSMLLKLPADVEQAKQAAAYMRAQPGITVEEVTGE